A segment of the Planctomycetia bacterium genome:
CCGTTCTCGAAGCGGCCCAGGAACGCGCAGGCATCGTCGATGCCGACTTTCTCGACCTTGCCGGTCAGCGTGTGCTTCCGTTCTTTGATGAAGGTCTCAGTCATGGCCGAGACGTTTTGGAAGCTGCCGTTGAGCCAGATCGCCGTGTCGATGCAGTGTGCCAACAGATCTCCGGTCACACCGGAACCGGCCGCCGCGGCGTCGAGACGCCATAGCCCCGCGCCTCCTTGAGGAAGGTCGGCCGAGATCGTCCAGTCTTGGAGAAATTGAGCGCGATAGTGGAATATCTTGCCGAGCTTTCCTTCGTCGATCAGTTGTTTCGCAAACGTCACGGCCGGGACGCGGCGATAGTTGTACCAGACGATATTCGCCACGCCGGCCTTCTCGACCGCGGCGCACATTTCTTCCCCTTCGGCGACGTTCATCGCCAACGGCTTCTCGCAGAGAATCGCTTTGCCGGCCTTCGCGGCGGCGATCGAGATCTCTTTGTGTAGATTGTTCGGCGTGCAGACGTCGATGGCGTCGATGTCTTTGCGTTCGAGCAGCTTCTTCCAATCGGTCTCGACGCTTTCGTATCCCCATTGCGCCGCGAACGCTTCCGCTTTCGATTTGTCGCGCGCACAGACCGCCTTGAGGACCGGCTTGTACGGCAGGTCGAAATAGTGATTCACATTGGCATAGGCGCTCGAATGGGCTCGGCCCATGAAGCCGTAGCCGATCATGCCGATGTTGTACGGTTTGGACATGACGATTGGTCGCTCCGAGAAGTTGTCTGTAGAGTTGAATGCGATGAGGACGGCATGCGCGTCGGGGAAAGTCGAGCATTTTAACCGAAGGAACTCGACCGCGAAACCAGCCGGCAGGGCGAGGTTTCACGTTCTAACCTGCCCGGCTAAACGGCCTCGCTAAATTGCGGCGACCGCCGCCGCGGTTTGCGGAACGCAGCACAGGTCTTCCTGCTCATGCCAAGCGTGTTGGATATTGCGCATCAGCAAGGCATGGTCGAACGTGATCGAGCCGGGCTGGAAGATCGTCGGGTCGTCGAACACGCTGGAGCGCACTTCTTCTACGGCGAGCGGCTCCACATGCCAGCCGTCGCAACGGAGCTCCAGACCTTGGAAGGTTTTGCCGTCGGGAGTCGGAGAGTAGCCGAGCGAACCGGCCGCGAAGAACCGCGAAGCCTCGTCGAGCGAGGTAAATACGGAACCGGAGGGGAGGGCCGGGGCGATGTGTCCGCGAACGGCGAGGTTCGTCACTCCGTCGTCGCTCGTCATCTTCAAGGAGTAGCGTTCGGTCGTTTCTTCGACGTCGAACCGGGCATGATGATGGAAACCGGGAAAGAGCCGGCCGCCGAGCAGCGTATTGAGGCGCGAGTTGGTATCGCGACGCTGGACGTAAACCCCTTCGCGCCGCTCGTTGCCCGCTTGCCACACGACGGCAGCGCGATGGGCGGCGTTCTCCGAACCGATGCCGAGCCAACTGGGCAACCAACTCGGCCGGATGTTGCGTAGGCGTATTAAACAGATGCCGACGAGCCCCATTCCTCGATGCAACTTCGGCTCGAACGGCGTCGGCAGCAATTTCGCCAAGACCCCAGCGTCGACGCGATAGTTGACGAGCATGCGCCGATCGATCACGCCGTGGACGACGGGGAGTTTCATGCTGCGACCTTTACGCTTGTCGACGACTGGGGAGATTGAAATCTACAGTCCGACGTTCAACCCTCGTAAGTCGTCCGGCAGAAACTTACCGTCTTTACGGACCAGTACGTCGTCGAACCAAATTTCTCCGCCGCCGTATTCGGGCGTTTGGATCAAGACGAGATCCCAATGGACGCGACTTCGATTGCCGTTGTCGCATTCGTCGTAAGCGTTGCCGGGGGTGAAGTGGATGCTGCCGCCGATCTTTTCGTCGAACAGCGTATCGAGCATCGGCTTGCGAATATGGTTGTTGCAACCGATCGACCACTCGCCGATGTAGCGGGCTCCATCATCGGAGTCGAGAATCTTGTTGAGCTGGTCCGGAGCATTCGCGCATGTCGCACGGACGATCTTCCCCTTGCGGAATTCGAACTCGATCTCTTGGAAGATGATCCCTTGGTAGCGCGAGGGGGCGTTGTAGCGAATCGTCCCTTCGACGCTGTCGCGAATCGGCGCGGTGAAGACTTCGCCGTCGGGAATGTTGCGTTGTCCGTGGCAAGGGCGGACGTTCATCCCTTTGATTGAGAACGTGAGATCGGTTCCCGGTGCGACTAGCCGAACTTTTTCCGCCGCGAGCATCCGCTTGACAAGTGGTTCTTGATCGCGCGCCATTTGCACGTAGTCGGTCGTGCAGACGGCGAAATAGAAGTCTTCGAAAGCCGCTGTGCTCATGTCGGCTGATTGCGCCATCGAGGGGGTCGGGTAGCGCAGCACGACCCATTTCGTCTTCGGCACGCGAACTTCGCTATGCACCGGATGCCACCAATGTTTCTGATAGAGATCCATCTGCTCGTGCGGCACGTCGGCCATCTGGCTGCTGTTCGCTGCGCCGCGGATGCCGATATAGGCGTGCATCTGCTTCATGCGTGCCGCCTCGAACGCTCCCGCCCCAGCAAGATTGGCTTCGCTTCCCGTGCGATAAAGGCTTCGGAGAATCTCTTGATTCTTCCACGTTACATAAGGGTTCGCCCCGCGCGCGGCGGCCCCTTCCACCAGCTTGCATACGAGGGCTGGATCGGGAAGATCGATTGCTTCGATCAGTACGTTCTCATCGCGCGCGAGCCGACAGCTATGATCGAGCAACGTTTCGGCAAGCTTCGTGATACGGGTGTCGTTCATCGGGCGTGGGCTCCTGACCGGCGAGGCGTGAACTCGGCAGCGCGTGGGCATTCGTGAAATCGTGCGACCGACATGGTATCATTTAGCCCCGTCCCATGCGAAGTCCGCCCGCTGCCTGATTCAAATCGCCTTTTCCCATAGAGAGATGAGCCCGTGCCGAAATACAAAGCCTTGATTACCGACTATGCTTGGCCCGACGTGGAAATCGAACGGAACGTACTCGCCGCCGGGGATTGCGAACTCGTCGTTGCCGACAAGACCGATGCCGACTCGCTTGCCAAGCTCGCCGCTCCGTGCGATGCCATCATGACGAACTGGGCGAAGGTGCCGGGCACCGTGATCGGGGCTGCGCCGAACTGCCGTATCGTGGCGAGGCTCGGCATCGGGCTCGACAATATCGATGTCGAATACTGCACGCAGCACAAGATCGTCGTGACGAACGTGCCCGACTATTGCTTGATCGAAGTCGCCGAACATGCGCTGGCGCTGATCTATACCCAAGGCCGGAAGACCGCGTTTTACCATCATGAAACGAAGTCCGGGAAATACGCTTTGCAAGCCGGCGCAAAGCTGCGGCGCATGGAAGGGCAGACCGTCGGCCTCGTCGGATTCGGGGCGATCGCCCGCGCGCTTGCAAAGAAGTTGTTGGGCGTCGGCATGAAAGTCGTGGCGTTCAATCGTTCGCGGAAAGACTCGCTGCCGGGCGTCGAATGGCGTGACCTGCCCGAGTTGTTGCGTGAAAGCGATTACGTTTCGCTCCACGTGCCGAGCACGCCGGCGACGAAGCACCTCATCGGTGCGAAAGAGTTGGCGATGATGAAGCCGACGGCGTATCTCATCAACACGGCGCGGGGAGCGGTCGTCGATGAAGCGGCGCTTGGCGCGGCCTTGGCGGCCGGGCAACTGGCCGGGGCGGCGCTCGACGTGCAGCAGCAAGAACCGTGCGATCTGTCGAAGCCGCCGTTCGACGATCCGCGCGTGATCGTAACGCCGCATGCCGCGTTCGTCTCCGAAGAGAGCTTAGCCGATTTGCGCCGGCGAACGGCCCAGCAAGTGGTCGACCGGTTGCAAGGCCGCGTCCCCCCGAACGTGGTGAATCCGGTCGTGTTGTAGCGTGTTGTAGGGGCGGCGGCGCGGGGGCTGGAAAGCGAGAAGTCGAGAATTTGCCTGATCGCGGTTTTCGACCTATGTTTTCCATCGGGGATCGATCTCGCGATCGGATCCCGTCACGTCGCCGCTTGCTCACGCCGCTTGCTCACTTCTCCATGGACGATCGCCGCTATACCGCCGTCGAGACGCGACGCGAAACGTCGTCGGCATTGCCGTTCGCCGAACAGCGCGAACAGGTGCGTCGATTTCTCGGCGAGCTTTCCGAGTCGACGGCGGCTGCCGAAGCGGAAATCTCGGGGATCGTCAAGCAATTGCTCGACGGTGTCGCCGTGCAACGCGCCGGCGGGGGCTCGAAAGAACTCGCCGCTCGCGAAGCGCAGCTTGTGCAACGTGAAGCGCAGCTCACGGCTCGCGAAACGCAGCTCGGCGAGCAATGGAAAAAGCTCGAAACCGAACGCTCCGATTGGGAAGCCGCGGCCGCTCAGGGGGCACAGCGCCATGCCGCAACCGACGGCGCGATCGAAGCCCTGCGCATCGAACGGAAGCAGCTGGCCGATGAACGCAGCCGACTCGAGCATGACGCCGAAGAAACGGCTCGGGCTCGAACTCGGCTGACAGAGCGGTTGCAACGGCACGAACAGGCCGAAGAGGAACTCGAAGCGGAAAAGCGGCGGGCGAAAAGTCGGCGGCGCAAGTTGCTTGCCGAGGTCGCGGAACAACAAGAAACCGCGACGGCCGAGCTCCGACGGCGCGAAGCGGAACTTCAGGCCCGAGCCGAATCGCTGATGGCCGGAGAACGCAAGCTCGCGGAATCGTCGACGGTAAACACCTCCGCACTGGAGAACGAAGTTCGTCGACTGAAACGTGAGCTTGACGAATACATCGAAAGCTACGAGCAATGTCGTCAGGAAAATGCCGAGCTTCACGAACGCTTGGAACAGTCGCAAGAAGCCGGCTCCGACGACGCGGCCTATGACACGTTGAAGAGCCGTTACGACGAAACGCAGTCGGAGTTGCGCGAGCTTCAGCGCCGCTACTTGGAACTGCAAAGAGAGCGCGAAGCCGCGGCCTCGGCACCGAATTCGTCCGCCGCCGGCGGCGCGATGGCGATGGATTGGGAATCGCAAAAGCGACGGCTGCTCGCTTCCCTCGAAGCCGACGCCGGATCGAACGACGCGAAGTCGCGCGGCGATCGGCTTACCGTCGAAGGAGCGATTCGGATCACCGATGGGGTCGTGCAAGAAAAAGAACGAGAGATCGCCGAACTCAAGCGAGTGCTGGAGCAACAAAGCTGTAACGTCGGAGAAGTGAGTATCGGTGCGGCGGCTCTTTCGGGAATGCTCGACCAAGATGATCTGATTCGCGAACATCGCGAGCAGGCCGAGATTCTCAAGCGGCAATGGGAAGAAAAGTTGCGGGCCGCCGAGATCGAAATCTCGATCGAGCGGGCTAAGCTCGGACGCGAGCGAATGGAGCTCACCGAAAAACGGGCGGATATCGACTCGCAAATGGCAAAGAAGGGTGCCGAGCTTCCCGCATCATCGCCGACCGTGGAAGACCCGAAGCGCACCGGCGGCGGCCGTTGGTTGGCACGGCTCGGCTTGCGAGATCGCGAAAACGGGTAGCGCGACGTACGCCGCACTACCCGCTTCGCATTTTTCTCGATGCTTGCACTATGCCGTGCGTTGCATTCTCAGCGCTACGACGACGACGATAATGCCGCCGATGATCGACATGATCCAGCCCGACGGTTGATACATATTGGGTTCTGCACCGTGGATCATCCAAGTGATCGCTCCGCCGATGAGCGACCCGACGACGCCCAGCGCCATCGTCGCCAACAGGCCCATTGCCTGTCGTCCGGGAACGAGGAGCCTCGCCAACAAGCCGACGATCAAACCGAAAATTGCCCAGCCAATGATGGCAAACATAAGAATACCCTCTCATAGAAATGGAAATTAAAGACAAATCAGGACGGGTTTAGATTCCGATCAGCGTGTCGCCGCTGATGGTTGTGCGATGTAGGCATCGATTCGATTTTCGGCGACGTGATTGCCGTTTAACTTTTGCGAGGCGGAGAATTGCGTCGCCTGCTCTACGCTTTCTTGGAGAGTCGTGACGAAGCGATCGATCCCTGTTTCGGTGAGCCGTTCTTGCGCTTTCTTACCGGAACCGGCCGTCGTCCAAAGCCCGACGACGATCTTGAGCTTCGGGAATTTCGGACGAAGCCGTTTGCAGAGGTAGCGTGCATGAGTCGCTGCAAACGGCGGTAATGCCGAGACGCAGACGACTCCGGCCGGATTCTCGGCGACGCGCGTGAGCATTTCCGAAGCGAGCGTGCGAGTCGACGCGACCTCGACGCCGATTCCTTTGGCTTGCATCAACTGCGCGAACATGAGGGCCGCGATCTCGTCTGCTTCGTCGCGCGCCGGGAGGCAAAGCACCGAGATTTCGGGTGCCGGATTCGGTAGGGCGTGCGACTCGGAAGAGTCGGTCGCGAGCTGCTTTGCGCGCGATCCCAGATCGTCGACCAACTCACGCACGGTTTGGCAGATGAATTGTTGTTTTGCGTCGTCGAGTTCGCCCCGATGTCGGTCTTGTTCCGCGAGGCTCAGCGCCGGGAGGATCACGCTGTCGTACAGCGCTTCGAGCGTGCCGGTCTTGAGAAACTCTTCCGCGACCTCGATCGCTTCTTCAGGATCTTGCGCTAGAAGTCGCTGGTAGAATCGCGAATGTGCCGGCAAGACTTGATGGTCGCTCAAGAGAGTGTTGAGAAACGCCATTTGCGGCACGTATTTGCCGAGGACCGTGAAGCAAACGGTCAGCGGCGTTGCCATCACCAGGCCGACGGGTCCCCAGATCCAAGTCCAAAAGACGGCGGAGACCAAGATGCCGATCGTCGAGATGCCGGTGCTGGCTCCGTAGAG
Coding sequences within it:
- a CDS encoding DUF2071 domain-containing protein; translation: MKLPVVHGVIDRRMLVNYRVDAGVLAKLLPTPFEPKLHRGMGLVGICLIRLRNIRPSWLPSWLGIGSENAAHRAAVVWQAGNERREGVYVQRRDTNSRLNTLLGGRLFPGFHHHARFDVEETTERYSLKMTSDDGVTNLAVRGHIAPALPSGSVFTSLDEASRFFAAGSLGYSPTPDGKTFQGLELRCDGWHVEPLAVEEVRSSVFDDPTIFQPGSITFDHALLMRNIQHAWHEQEDLCCVPQTAAAVAAI
- a CDS encoding aminopeptidase is translated as MNDTRITKLAETLLDHSCRLARDENVLIEAIDLPDPALVCKLVEGAAARGANPYVTWKNQEILRSLYRTGSEANLAGAGAFEAARMKQMHAYIGIRGAANSSQMADVPHEQMDLYQKHWWHPVHSEVRVPKTKWVVLRYPTPSMAQSADMSTAAFEDFYFAVCTTDYVQMARDQEPLVKRMLAAEKVRLVAPGTDLTFSIKGMNVRPCHGQRNIPDGEVFTAPIRDSVEGTIRYNAPSRYQGIIFQEIEFEFRKGKIVRATCANAPDQLNKILDSDDGARYIGEWSIGCNNHIRKPMLDTLFDEKIGGSIHFTPGNAYDECDNGNRSRVHWDLVLIQTPEYGGGEIWFDDVLVRKDGKFLPDDLRGLNVGL
- a CDS encoding C-terminal binding protein, which gives rise to MPKYKALITDYAWPDVEIERNVLAAGDCELVVADKTDADSLAKLAAPCDAIMTNWAKVPGTVIGAAPNCRIVARLGIGLDNIDVEYCTQHKIVVTNVPDYCLIEVAEHALALIYTQGRKTAFYHHETKSGKYALQAGAKLRRMEGQTVGLVGFGAIARALAKKLLGVGMKVVAFNRSRKDSLPGVEWRDLPELLRESDYVSLHVPSTPATKHLIGAKELAMMKPTAYLINTARGAVVDEAALGAALAAGQLAGAALDVQQQEPCDLSKPPFDDPRVIVTPHAAFVSEESLADLRRRTAQQVVDRLQGRVPPNVVNPVVL
- a CDS encoding GlsB/YeaQ/YmgE family stress response membrane protein; the encoded protein is MFAIIGWAIFGLIVGLLARLLVPGRQAMGLLATMALGVVGSLIGGAITWMIHGAEPNMYQPSGWIMSIIGGIIVVVVALRMQRTA
- a CDS encoding Gfo/Idh/MocA family oxidoreductase: MSKPYNIGMIGYGFMGRAHSSAYANVNHYFDLPYKPVLKAVCARDKSKAEAFAAQWGYESVETDWKKLLERKDIDAIDVCTPNNLHKEISIAAAKAGKAILCEKPLAMNVAEGEEMCAAVEKAGVANIVWYNYRRVPAVTFAKQLIDEGKLGKIFHYRAQFLQDWTISADLPQGGAGLWRLDAAAAGSGVTGDLLAHCIDTAIWLNGSFQNVSAMTETFIKERKHTLTGKVEKVGIDDACAFLGRFENGSLALFESTRYARGHKALNTLEINGEHASIKWDLHDLHRLQYFDHRDAGNLRGWRSIHVTDSDHPYMAKWWVPGLQIGYETTFLHTVADFLQGLSTGKAAGPTFRDALETQKVCDAVLNSAKSGQWTNV